One window of the Pyxicephalus adspersus chromosome 5, UCB_Pads_2.0, whole genome shotgun sequence genome contains the following:
- the XKR9 gene encoding XK-related protein 9, which translates to MSFTKWNFFMTIFGAFSFLFDIGIDLWITFKYFQEGLLVFGLLTIFFVLVSTLIIQAFSYKWFKDDCHEDSSGKLKVVFVLHVFLLGIFVRCLFVLKYGFQVNYDPKKRNCAETKKRAVDAMTDLSMLKCFKTYLESAPQLILQIYILIEHGQITIFQYASILVSVTSISWSTVDYQMSLRKSLQGKKGISIGAPMFSYVLYKFFTLTSWIVSMVILLNCNAYLFTILVVLMSLSGFFWAWKKNTDFCRTQRMEFLYRAVVGIILVFTFFNIKGSRTLVPITIYYVFRALSTTGILALCFYLKPSFSNTLVFVILSIAVVVALGLGLISMILYYACFHPSLPHLGQNMEDTMDGPTHTMKKRRRIEQFIMP; encoded by the exons ATGAGCTTTACAAAATGGAACTTTTTCATGACCATATTTGGAGCATTTTCCTTCTTATTTGACATTGGAATAGATCTGTGGATTACATTCAAATACTTCCAGGAAGGGCTCCTTGTATTTGGCCTGCTGACCATATTCTTTGTTCTTGTTTCCACTCTGATAATACAAGCATTTAGTTACAAGTGGTTTAAAGATGATTGTCACGAGGACAGTTCTGGGAAACTGAAAGTTGTTTTTGTTCTTCATGTCTTTTTGCTTGGAATATTTGTAAG atgtttgtttgttttgaaatATGGATTTCAAGTCAATTATGACCCCAAGAAAAGGAATTGTGCTGAGACCAAGAAGAGAGCAGTGGATGCTATGACAGATCTGAGTATGCTGAAGTGCTTCAAAACATATCTGGAGAGTGCACCACAGCTTATTCTACAGATCTACATCCTGATAGAGCATGGGCAGATCACCATTTTTCAAT ATGCATCCATCTTGGTATCTGTCACCAGTATCTCATGGTCCACTGTTGATTATCAAATGTCCTTACGAAAATCCTTGCAAGGAAAGAAGGGAATCAGCATTGGTGCTCCTATGTTCTCCTATGTATTGTATAAATTTTTCACCTTGACCTCCTGGATTGTCAGCATGGTAATTCTCTTGAATTGCAATGCTTACCTCTTTACTATTCTGGTGGTTCTAATGAGCCTTtctggctttttctgggcctGGAAGAAAAACACTGATTTCTGCAGAACTCAAAGGATGGAATTTTTGTACAGGGCTGTAGTGGGCATTATCCTGGTTTTTACCTTCTTCAATATAAAAGGATCAAGGACTCTGGTTCCGATtactatttattatgtttttcgGGCTCTATCCACTACTGGAATCCTTGCTTTGTGCTTTTACCTCAAGCCTAGCTTTTCAAACACTTTAGTATTTGTAATACTCAGTATTGCTGTAGTTGTTGCCCTGGGGTTGGGACTTATTTCTATGATTCTATACTATGCATGTTTTCATCCTAGCCTCCCACATTTGGGTCAAAACATGGAGGATACCATGGATGGTCCTACtcacacaatgaaaaaaagaagaagaatagaaCAATTTATCATGCCTTGA